GATGCATGCAGTTTCGGACTGTCTTGTTCTGAAACTCTGGGGCTCAGGCACAGTAACTGTGAAGCCCCAGTCTGCTGGGGGTCAAGGTGCCATTCTAAAAGCTGTTGCTGAATATGGAGGAAGGGATGGTCTTGGGTAGACACTGCTGTCAGAGCTAGGCTAACTCAGGTGGCGAGGGAGAACCCAGGTGCCAAATCTATCAGTTGGAGACGGGAAAACCTGATACGAGAGCATTAGAGGAATGTGTAAAGAGAAACTGGGAGCAATTATTTTTCCCCAAGACCTGGCAGTTTCAGGGGTGTGCACAGGAGTCCACAGTGAGGAATTTAGCAAAGTCTAAGTGCTAATCCTCTTCTCCAACCCTTGCCCTGAGTTTGCCCACAGGCTGTTTGATTCCACAGGAGGCCAGGGGAGCTCTGATGTGGGAGATGGGTTCTAGGTCTGCTCCTTTGGCTCCTCTCTCTTCGGTCCCtatgagggggtggggagactggCTCATTCATTATCTTGATATGGTGTAGTCATGAGGGTGCTGGAAACTCTGTGCATTGACAGGGCAGGGAGGAGTCCCAGATTGAGGGCCTTTCAGCTGCACTGCTCCTGATGCAGGAACAGCTGCTGGGGCCATCACTGGGATGAAGGAGACTCTCAGAGGGCAGCAGGTCTTGGCCATGGCTCAACTGCAGGTGCCCAAGAAAAACTAGTTAACAATAAACTCAGTCAAGCAGGGTTCCACAGGGATTCAAGGTAAGGGTGATTATTAGGACCAGCCAGGCCATAGGGTTAGTTCTGAAGGCAGTGATCTGTAGCAGTGAGCAGATCTTGAAGTATATTGTGGCATCTGGGGCTGCTAGGCCTGTGAGGCTGTAGGTGAGCATGTGCTGGCCCAGCCTACAAAGGGCTCCCAGTCACCCCCCAAAATGCTGCTCCACCTGCAGCTTCATAGGGAAGAAAGTATGACTGCTGATCACCTCACAGGAGATGCCTGCCCACATTGGTGGCCTTTATTTGATGCAAGCCGAATTTAGAGAACTTAGGGTTCAGAGCTTCTGGAAGCTTCCAACTCTGTGTTCAACCTGGAGTCCACTGATGCCACCAGGATAGACTGTCCTCTTCTGTAACTTGAAGTCGAGGTGCAGTATCTGGGGGGCCAGTGGGCTGCCCAACTTGGACACCTCCACGGACCAAGGACCTGCCACTCCATTTCCCAGAGCAACGGCTGAACTTGCTCTGCCATTTTCATGATGTGGTATGTTCCGGTTTGCAGTACAGCAGGCTCCCCATTCTTtgtggtggggaaggggacagTGCTAGAAGAGGTGGTGTATGTGAAGGCACACACGTTGTTTTATCTCTGATTTCTACTGAGAGCAATGAAGGACCCAAGATGGAAAAGGAACTATACCTGCAGGAACAGAGTATTACTAAAACTTTTGAGCATGGACAGTGCCCTGCCAGAGAACATCATAATGCTTTTGACCACCTCCTGACCCATGGAATGACCCCACAGATAGCTCACCACTCTCAAAATGGCAGTCTTTAAATAGTGGGGTAACACAGAAGGACGAGGGGAAATCCCTACTTTTAAATGCAAAAGCAGAAATTCAAAGCTGTTTATCTGTGAACACAGTTGATACTTTCAGGAAATTGGACACAAAAGGGCAGGGACTAGGATACAGTGGTTCATattccgggggtggggggtaacaAATATATACTCTAGTGCAATAGGCACAGAGGACAGTCACCCAAGGGAAACAGAATGGGCCAGGGTTTCTGAGAACTGGCTTTGGGGCTCTAACTTCTTGTGTCAGTTGCACATTAGGAAATGGCAAGTCACAGAAGTGGAGGTGGCCTAGAACACCACTAGGTGGTTGCACTGTCACGTCTGAAGCTGATCAGGCCTGACCACTGTGTGTGGGGAAGTACTGCAGAATAACTGGAGGTAATGTCTACACAAACTAAGCCCCTACCTGAAGGTACCATCCCAGTTTCAGAGttgaggtgaggcccagaggaattGTGTAATTCAAGAAGCTTGATTGACCTCTgcctcccgggggggggggggggtctagaGTTCTGAAAGTTGGGTCTGGGTGCTACATCCAGAATCACGGACTGTGTACGAAGCTAGGTCACCACATTCCCCAATGGAAAATGGGGTGATAATAAGTGACACGAGGTCACCGGTTAGGAGGTGCTAAATCAAGAGACCCACTATTCAAATGAGCTGTCCCAGAATACAGGTAAGCAGCCAGTGGACATGTAAGTCGGGGAGATCTGACAAGATGGTTTGAAACAGAAGGTGGGAAACATAATTTAACTCTGGGGCCAATGCATGCGTGACTGCACTTTCCTTATGCTGGGAAAGTGGGTGGGGCGAGAACAAAGGGTTCCATTAAAAGTAGAAACCCTCTTATATAAGAGAAGTGAATGAAATGCTTATAGAccaatttcttactttttttcttcctttgcttcttgATCTGATCTTTTACAATTTTACAATCTCTCTTAAGAGTCAAAATGCAAATTTGATCAACTTATTTCTATCTTGCTAATGAAGCTTCATTTTGGTCATGATACTTGATAATTTAGGCTAAATAAATATTACTGCTATTAAATTGAGGCAGTTCTGAACTAGGAGGAATGCATGCCATTCTTAAATTCTCAAACCCATAATACCATGAAGGTTgattttcagtaaataaaaagACCATCTTCAGGTAAGCTTTCATGGCTATTTTCTGGAACGAACACTCTTACATTCAATAATGAACATACTTAGTCTCAAAGCTCTGCCATATAAACTATAATCCTATCACTTTTCTCCAATGTGATGTCTCTGATGCTGAATGAGGTTTGCAGTCTGGTTGAAAGCTTTCccacatttattacatttatagggcttctctcctgtgtgaatcCTCTGATGTTGGGTAAGGTGTGTGCTTCGAATAAAGGCTTTGCCacagattttacatttataaggttTTTCTCTAGTGTGGATTCTCTTATGTTGAGTGAGGGCTGAATGGTCACTGAAGGCTTTCTCacatatattacatgtataaggtttctccccagtatgaattctctgatgttggGCTAGGGCTGATTGGTCCCTAAAGGCTTTCTCACACAAACCACATCTGTacggtttctctccagtgtgaattttCCGATGTCGAGCAAAGGATGAATTATCCctgaaagctttcccacattcactacacttataaggtttctctccagtatgaattctctgatgttcaGTAAGAGAAGAGTTCACcctgaaggccttcccacattcgtTACATTCAaagggcttctctccagtgtgaattctttGATGCTGAAGAAAACTTGTGCTCTGattaaaggctttcccacattcattacatttatagGGCTTCTCTCCACTATGAATATTCTGGTGTTTGGTAAGATGTGCCCTGCACACAAAGGCTTTGTCACATATGTTACATTTAAaaggcttctctccagtgtgtATTCTATGATGGTGGGCAAGGTGTATGTTTCGGATAAAAGCTTTTCCACATAAGTTGCATTCAAAAGGTTTCTCTCCGGTGTGAATTTTCTGGTGGTAAGTAAGTGAGGAACTCACGGAGAAGGCCttgccacattccttacattcatacgGTTTCTCGCCAGTGTGAATTCTTTGGTGATGGATGAGGTGTGTACTCTGATgaaaggctttcccacactctCTACATTCATATCGTTTCTCTTTAATAACAGTTTTCCGATTTGCATTAAGTTTTTCAGTATGGACTTTCTGATGTTTATTAAGGGTTGAACTCTTAGTGAAGACTTTTCCACACTCACTACACTCGAAGGCTTTTTTGCTATATTGAAATCTCTGACTCTGAACAAAAGATGAGCCCACAGTGTAGTGCTTCCCAGGTTCATCTCCTGCCTGGGCGCTGAAGACAGAGGGGGTTTTCTGGTGAGCAAGTGCCACCTGGCCTCCATACTGCCATTTCAATAGGCCATCACATTTCCAGTGACTATCGTCTTGGTCAGGAATATCCACCTTGGGAGTAGATTTCTTACTCACAGGTGTTGTCATCCAGTCTGAAAGACAACAAACATAAACATATCTGTTTTATCTAGTTGGGGTAAGAAGATGAGCCTGTGTATAATGCTACCAAAGAGGCTACGGTTTTGAAGGCTTCCTGAAGTGATGatcagaaaggaaagggaagagaggtgAACAGAGGATGTGGCAGGAAGGGGTTGACTTAATGTAAAATGTATGCAGCAGGATAGCTTGGGAGCTTGAGTAAAGAAGCCACAGGCCTAGGTTGGGATCCTGAGtacaatattttctttgtgattacaGAGAAGTTGCCGGACTTTCTAAGCCTCCAAAGCCTACACAGACCCTACTATACTAATAGATTAGAAAAAAGGTACCTTGTCTATTTTAGTGGTATGGTCTTTAAAATAACCTAGATGTGTCCTCAAGAAACCAGGGAAACTAGTGGTTAGCACTTGGTAGAAAAGTAATTCAACTCCCATAACTACTAAAAgc
Above is a window of Canis lupus baileyi chromosome 10, mCanLup2.hap1, whole genome shotgun sequence DNA encoding:
- the ZNF454 gene encoding zinc finger protein 454; the encoded protein is MAVQHLPTMVQESVTFKDVVVLFTRDEWAQLNPIQRALYRDVMLENYSNLVSLGLLGPQPDAFSQLGKEEEWMLEDTSGGFCVDWMTTPVSKKSTPKVDIPDQDDSHWKCDGLLKWQYGGQVALAHQKTPSVFSAQAGDEPGKHYTVGSSFVQSQRFQYSKKAFECSECGKVFTKSSTLNKHQKVHTEKLNANRKTVIKEKRYECRECGKAFHQSTHLIHHQRIHTGEKPYECKECGKAFSVSSSLTYHQKIHTGEKPFECNLCGKAFIRNIHLAHHHRIHTGEKPFKCNICDKAFVCRAHLTKHQNIHSGEKPYKCNECGKAFNQSTSFLQHQRIHTGEKPFECNECGKAFRVNSSLTEHQRIHTGEKPYKCSECGKAFRDNSSFARHRKIHTGEKPYRCGLCEKAFRDQSALAQHQRIHTGEKPYTCNICEKAFSDHSALTQHKRIHTREKPYKCKICGKAFIRSTHLTQHQRIHTGEKPYKCNKCGKAFNQTANLIQHQRHHIGEK